The proteins below are encoded in one region of Bremerella sp. P1:
- a CDS encoding basic secretory protein-like protein yields MRFSLLVLTGLLLAPTTVFANDTTQEPSPPKVKVIVDTTEVPELKEWGDNAAKLIEQWHPKVAEMLQQEGFTPPQEVRVVFKKDMKGVAHTIRNQIVIAGDWVKQHPEDSGMVVHELAHVIQAYPRGGPFWLVEGIADYIRFYKYEPQTRLRGINPERQSYRDGYRTSAQFVAWLDKTHPGIVQKINEAIRKHEYQNAMIRETTGKSVEQLWDEFVQSEDSHGRR; encoded by the coding sequence ATGCGATTCTCTCTGCTAGTACTCACTGGGTTGTTGTTAGCTCCCACAACGGTCTTCGCCAATGACACTACCCAAGAGCCTTCGCCACCCAAGGTGAAGGTCATCGTCGATACGACGGAAGTCCCCGAACTGAAAGAATGGGGCGATAACGCCGCCAAGCTGATCGAACAGTGGCATCCCAAGGTCGCCGAGATGTTACAGCAAGAAGGCTTCACGCCGCCCCAGGAAGTTCGCGTCGTCTTCAAGAAGGACATGAAGGGGGTCGCCCATACCATTCGCAATCAGATCGTGATCGCCGGCGATTGGGTAAAGCAGCATCCCGAAGATTCCGGCATGGTCGTGCATGAACTGGCGCACGTGATTCAAGCTTATCCTCGTGGAGGCCCCTTCTGGTTGGTCGAAGGGATTGCCGACTACATTCGTTTCTATAAGTACGAACCACAGACACGTCTTCGCGGTATTAATCCCGAGCGGCAAAGCTACCGCGACGGCTACCGTACCAGTGCCCAGTTTGTTGCATGGTTGGATAAGACACATCCTGGCATCGTGCAGAAGATCAACGAAGCGATTCGGAAGCACGAATATCAGAACGCCATGATTCGCGAGACAACCGGGAAGAGCGTCGAAC
- a CDS encoding lipoate--protein ligase family protein has protein sequence MQLLDLTLPSPEENLALDEALLSEAEAGSQPVEVLRIWEPVEPLVVIGRASKLHEEVNVEVCQQRGIRFLRRASGGASVVTGRGCLMYAVVLSYELHPELAALDVCHQYVMGRLQTSLAREVPEIDFQGTCDLTLDGRKFSGNSLRCKRTHLIYHGTLLYDFDLKLIPELLRTPPRMPDYRERRPHESFVTNVPIAREIIRQRLIEAWETDGEMVDWPREATAQLVAEKYTNSEWTSMR, from the coding sequence ATGCAACTTCTCGATCTCACCCTGCCGTCGCCTGAAGAGAATCTGGCGCTGGACGAAGCTTTGCTCAGTGAAGCCGAAGCCGGCAGCCAGCCGGTTGAAGTTTTGCGAATCTGGGAACCGGTTGAGCCGCTGGTGGTCATCGGCCGTGCTTCCAAGCTCCACGAAGAAGTCAACGTCGAGGTCTGCCAACAGCGCGGTATTCGCTTTCTTCGTCGGGCCAGTGGTGGTGCCTCGGTGGTAACAGGCCGCGGCTGTTTGATGTACGCCGTTGTCCTCAGCTACGAGTTACACCCCGAGCTGGCAGCACTCGATGTCTGTCATCAGTACGTCATGGGGCGACTACAAACTTCGCTCGCCCGCGAGGTGCCTGAGATCGATTTTCAAGGGACGTGCGACCTGACGCTCGACGGGCGAAAATTCTCTGGCAATAGCCTAAGGTGTAAGCGCACGCATCTCATCTATCACGGTACGCTTCTCTACGACTTTGATTTAAAGCTGATACCGGAACTGCTCCGCACGCCACCGCGAATGCCCGATTATCGCGAGCGTCGTCCGCACGAATCGTTTGTTACCAACGTACCCATCGCCCGCGAAATCATCCGCCAACGGCTCATTGAAGCCTGGGAAACAGACGGCGAGATGGTCGATTGGCCCCGCGAAGCGACTGCTCAACTAGTTGCGGAAAAATATACAAATTCGGAATGGACCTCAATGCGATAG